The sequence TGGGTGCAGATTCTGCGGGGGTCGGTGTCGAAATCTGCGGGGGTGGCGTGCCGTTTTCTGCGGGGGTCACGGCAAAAGCTGCAGGGGTCGGGGCCGGGTGGTCCACCGCGCCAGCGCCCGGCGCGGCCGCGAACACCAGCGGCATCAAGCCGTCCAGGTGAACCGTGTAGCGCGTGGCGTGGCCGATGCGCAGCCGGGGCCGCAGGATGCCCGCCGTGACCAGCCCGCGCACATGCCCCTGCACGGCGCGCGCGCTCAGGCCGCACATCAGCGCCACGCGGGCGATGGACGGCCAGCTCAGGCCGGATTCGTTGTTGACGTGGTGGCAAAAGCACTGCAGCACCAGCTTGGAAATGCCACGGGGCAGGGCGCAGCGCCAGAGACGGGCGGCCAGATCAAGGCTCAGGCTGGCGCTCATGTGGCACCGCCTTTGCGGGTGAGGGCGAAAAGATGGGCGCCGTGGAATGCCACGGGCGGGTGTGCGGAAGAGTCAGCCATGAATGGCCTCCAAGAGTGCAGTTTGCAAAAACCGCCGCACCCGAGACCAATCGGGGGCGGCAGCTCGAACGGGTTGGTCTACCGGGCACTCTTGCGAAAACCGGCGGAGCCGAGGCTCCCCCATCCGAGCCGCCAAAACTGGAGGCAAAAATGATGAAGCCGCAGGTTCTGCGGGAAAACTGCGGCTTTTGTCGCAGAGTGATTCGAGAGACCAATCTCGGCCACACCTTTTTTTGATGTGGACTTGGGGGGAAGTATAGCCGGGGAAATTGTAGAGGACCAATCGGGTTCGGTGAAGCAGAAATTTGGAAAAGCTAGTTATATCTGTTAACTAAATAAATCGAGGCTTTAACTGGTGGTTGTTTATTTTATTTTTGCTCAGTTACATTAACCAATTGATTGTCGATAGAAATTGAATCAAGAGGGGAGATAATAGATTCATCTGGCGTTTCGACTTCCACTACAGGTTGAGGTACAACAAGAAATTGAAAATTTATAGATTTCAAATCGGCGAGAAATTTTTGCCCACTTCCATTGAGTTCACTTACTGACCAAAGTTGATAAATTAATAACCAGTTTTTATCTTTTTCACGCGAGTCTGCTAACTTTAACAGCTTCCCAAAATTGTTGATTTCTTTGATCACTTCATAGAGGTTGTGTTTCGTTGCATATGCAAAAAGCATAACATTGGAAATACAATCGTTTAGGTTGATTATTTCAATAAATTCATTATCTTTCAAATCGAGCGTGACATTATGTTTTAGGGCGTAGTAAAAAGCATGTGCAATGATGTCAAAGTAAAGTTTTCGAACTCCCAGCCTTATTAGTGAAGTCGAGAGCTTAGAAACTTTATCAGCTAAGCCAGGGTGTCCATATTTATCAAAAACTGCTTTATCAAGTAATGGTACAAGGTATGGATATACAAGCGCCATATTCATGACTTCTAAAACATAGAGGCGTTTGGCTCTTATGTTTAATTTTATAGAATTTGTATTTCCTGCTAAGATTTTGATTGCGTAGCTTAGGGGAGTGGATTTACCTGCTATGCGTGAACATTCCAACGCAAGATCAAGAAAAGATCTGATTTTTGAAAATCCAATTTCTTGATCTTTGGGAAAATCAAAACTATTAATCCGATGAATCCAGTCTTCCACACTAGGCGTAGGTAGTGGCAAAATACTTGTTTTTTTGTAATTAAGTGACATTTCATAAGAACGCAAACAAAGACCTAAGTCTTTAACAAATTTTTCTGCCTCATCAAAGGTGTCGGCAAAAAATGTGTAGTCATCAATGTGGCGCACAATTTTTTTATATTTTTTCTGTAGATCAGTATCAATTTTGGTTAATATAATTTCAGAAATAATGCTAGAAGCATGAGGTCCTATAAGTAAACCATTGGTTTGTCCATCGCGAGTATTTTGTGTGCATTTATCTAAAAGATTTCCAGCCAGTTCAGTAATTTTTTGGTTTTTCTTTGTTGTGATTTTGTCATGGAGTGCCCAAGGAATAGAATGCGTATAAATACTTGGATAGCAGGACGCGACATCTGCTTTGACAACGAATTGAGCGCCTGCCATCCAATTAATTTCATCTTCTTCAAGTTGGTAGCGTTCACTACCTTTGTAATTCATCTTGAAGATACTATCGCTACCCATCTTCCGAACATGAACTCGGCTAATTGAAGGATCAGGCTGATTGCAATGTTCGGCAATTACCTGCCAATGTTTTGAAAGTGCGAGTGCCTGAATAGCATAAGATCCTGGATGAGGAATGCCAAGATGTCTAGGAATATTGATGTCCCGCAGCGCGTCATAACGAATGTAATCGTGAGAGTAGGGTTTAATTTTCTTTTTTAACTTGGCTTCATCTGTTTCTTCAAAAATTTCTTTCAATGTATCAGATGCAATTTTCGCTAACCCAATTGATGTAAAACAAGCTGGAACTTTATCGGAAAATAAACCATGATCCAAGAGACCAGTGAGTATGTCGGATGGACTTAGTTTTTCTTTTGTTGAGTGAAACCACTCTTGAGGATTTGATAACATGAATTTATAGAAGTTGAAAGCCGTGATTTAAGTAGTTTTATGGCAGTGATAAATTTCATGTTACTCGCACTTACAACTTAGGAGTGCAAATATTTAGTATTTTTAATTTCATCATCTGTTCGGTTTCCAGTCGGCCAAAAAAACCTGAAATTCAGCGGATGAATCTGCCTTTGCAACCCGCACGCCCAGCGGACTGAGTAATACGATTTTCAAGCTATTTATGCCTTTAGCGCAGTCTGTACTTGCATATACAGCTATGAATCTGATAGCGTAGCACGCTGTACCGCCTGTTGTCATGCCATGCCCGGCTGGCGCTAAGGTTCGTTCAACGGCTGCGCTGCTTGTGTACGAAGCGGACCGACTCGCTATAAATAAAATAGCTGCTAGCGCATACGCAGCAAGCACTAAAAGCCGATTTAGCTTAAAGAATCAACCCCGCACCGCCTCAACCCAGCGCAAACACCGTCTCCAGCGTCGTCAGCAGTTGTTGCAGCGTCGCCGGATGCACGGCACCCAGGCGCTTCACCAGCCGCACCTTGTCCAGCGTGCGTAGCGCCGGGCGTTACGGGGTTATTGAGATTTCCCCGCAGCCCTCAGCGCCGCCGCCACCACATCGAGTGGCAGCAAGAGCGTCAACGGCGCATCGAGTAAGGGCAGCGCCCCATGAGCGCCGCCGCCCCCGACGTCTTCACGCTGGCCATCGTCAAAGCCGAAGCCCGCATTGATAGCCGCCTGCTGGCGCTGCACCTGGGCAACCAGCACAAGGCCACGCATGCCAATGCGAATCCTGGCCGACGTGCCTTCTTGATTTTGTACGGCAATGCCGTATGATTACAACCATGCACACCGTTTCTGAAACCGAGATTTTTCAAAAGTACGCTGAAGGCGTGTGGCTTGAGGCTGAGCGCGTCGAGTTCATCAACTGGATTGCGGCCAACCCGCTGGCCGGCGATGTGGTGCCGGGCTCCAACGGCTGCCGCAAGGTGCGCTGGAGCCGCAGCGGCAGGGGCAGGCGCGGCGGCGCGCGGGTGATTTATTTCAACGAGCTTGAGGGGCGCATCTGGCTGTTGATCGTCTATGCGAAAGCAAATTCGACAACCTGCCGGCTGCATTTTTGGCACAACTTAAACACGAGGTGGAACATGGCTAAACCAATCGACGCGGAAATGGAACAATTCCAAAATGACCTGCTGGCGTCCGTCCGACAAATGAAGGCGGGCAAGGCGGCGCGCACGACTGTTGTCGCCCTGACGCCTGCCGCCGACGCCAGGGCGAAGGTAGGAATGTCGCAGTCCGAATTTGCAGCGCTGCTGGGCGTGTCGGTGCGTACCTTGCAGGACTGGGAGCAAGGCAGGCGCGAGCCATCCGGCGCGGCCAAGACGCTGCTGCGCATTGCGGCGCGCACGCCGGAGGCGGTCAGGCTGGCAGTCTGATCGGCTGCGCTGCTTGTGTATGAAGCGAACCGATTTGCTATAAATAAAATAGCTGCTTGCGCATACGCAGCGTGCGCTACAAGCCGATTTTGCTTAAAAAATGCACCCCGCGCCGCCTCAACCCGGCGCAAACACCGACTGCAGCGTCGCCGCATGCGCCGGTTCCCGATTCAGCGCCTGATAATCCCGCCATGCCTTCCCCTCAAGCGCCTGATTCGACCTTTTCGCCCGCCATCGTCCTGGCCACGCTCAATGCCAAGTACATCCACGCCGCGCTGGGCCTGCGCTGCCTGCTGGCCAACCTGGACCGCCACGGCGGCGCCGGCCTGCGCGCCGTGACGCAGCTGCGCGAATTCACTATTGGGCAGCGGCCCGTGCAGATCGTCGAAAGCCTGCTGGCGCTCAGCCCCAAGGTGATCGGGCTGGGCGTCTATATCTGGAACGTGGTCGAAACGACGCAGGTCGTGCGCCTCCTGAAAACCCTGCGCCCCGACATCAAGATCGTGCTCGGCGGGCCGGAGGTCAGCTTTGAAACCGGCGAGCAGGAAATCTGCCGGCTGGCCGACCATGTGGTCACCGGCTGGGGCGACGTGAGTTTTCCCAAGCTGTGCCGCGCCTTGCTCGACGGCCCGCAGCCGCTGATGAAAATCATCGCCGGCGAGCAGCCGCCTTTGGACGCGCTGGCCTTGCCCTACGGCGAATACACCGACGAGGATCTGGCCAAGCGCCTGCTGTATGTCGAAGCCTCGCGCGGCTGCCCGTTCAAGTGCGAGTTCTGCCTGAGTTCGCTCGACAAGACCGCGTGGGCCTTCGAGCTGGACCGCTTCATGGCCGAAATGGCGCTGCTCTACCGGCGCGGGGCGCGCAATTTCAAGTTCGTGGACCGCACGTTCAATTTGAAGGTGGATTTTTCGGTGCGCATCCTGCAGTTTTTCCTGGACCGCATGAAGGACGAGGCGGGCGCGGTGCAGGCCGCGCCGGGGCTGTTCGTGCATTTCGAGGTTGTTCCCGACAGCCTGCACGAGCGGCTGAAAGCGCTGATCGCGCAGTTTCCGGCCGGCTCGCTGCAGTTCGAGGTCGGCATCCAGAGCTTCAACCCCGAGGTGCAGCAGCGCATTTCGCGCAAGCAGGACAATGCAAAAACCGCCGAGAACCTGCGCTGGCTGGTCACGCAAAGCCAGGCGCATGTTCACGCCGACCTGATCTTCGGCCTGCCGGGCGAGACGCTGCAGAGCTTTGCCGAGGGCTTTGACCGCCTGCATGAACTCGCTCCGCATGAAATCCAGTTCGGCATCTTGAAGCGGCTGCGCGGCACGCCGATCACGCGGCACACGCTGGACTTTGCGATGGCCTACGACCCGCAGACGCCGTACACGATTCTGCAAACCTCGACGATTGACTTTGCGACCATGCAGCGCATCCAGCGCTTTGCGCGCTACTGGGAAATGGTCGCCAACTCGGGCCGGTTTTCAGCGGCGCTGCGCCTGCTGCTGCGGGATGGCCCGGAGGTGGCGGGTTCGGCCTTTCACCATTTCCTGGACTTCAGCGACTGGCTCTGGCGCACGACGGCCAAGACGCATGAATTCGCGCTGGAAAAGCTGGTCGATGTGCTGTTTGAGCACCTGACGGCAGTGCGCGGGCTGAACGATGACGCGGTGCGCGCCGCGCTGCTGGCCGATTACCGCGCCAGCGGCGCGCGCGGCCGGCCGCAATGCCTGGCGGATCTGCTGGCTGCCGGGCGTGCGGACTTGCCGGCAGGGGCGGCCAAGCCCCGGTCCGAGCGGCAGGGCCGGCATGTCAGCCAGCAAACGCACCGCGACGCCATTCAACAAGCGGCGGCGGCTGCCTGAGCCGGGATTTTTACCGCTGACTCGCGGGCGATTGATGTTTCTCAAGGAGGCTGGCCGGGCCGGGGCTAGATTTCAGCTTGTCATCGTCATTCCGGGGAAAAGGAGTCAATCATGAAAAAATCCTTGTCGGTCATTGGCCTGGTCCTCGTGGTTGCCGCCGCGTCCGTTGCGTGCGACAAGATCAAGTCGCCCATGCCGGAACTTCAAAAATCCCCTGCGCCGTCAGGCCAGGCCAGCCCCCCGGAGGGTGAGCGCACGGCCTTTGCGCAGGCCGCTCAAAAAGAGCTGGACGAGCTGAAGGTGACGATTGCCGAATTCAAGGCAAAAGCCGAGGCTTCGGGCGCCCAGACCAAGACCAGGCTTGGCGAGGAAGTCAAAAAACTCGAAGCCGATCTGGGTGAAGCGCAGCAGCGTTTGGCCGCGCTGAAAGCCGCCACGGTGGAATCCTGGAACCAGGTCAAAGCGTCGTTCAGCAGTTCGCTGGAGCAACTCAAGCGCGGCGTCGAGAACTTTCGCAAGAACCCGGTCTGAGGCCAACTCCCGACCATGAAACCCAAACAACTCATTTTTCACGACGCTGCCAGGGGAAAAATCTGGCGCGGGGTGGAGGCGCTGGCCGAAGCCGTGAAGGTCACGCTGGGGCCGCGCGGGCGAACCGTGATCCTGGAGCGCGACTTCGGCCCGCCGCAGATCGTCAACTCCGGCGTGCTGGTGGCCAAGTCGATAGAGCTTGAGGACAGGTTTGAAAACATGGGTGCGCAGCTGCTGCGCGAAGTGGCGGCCCGCACCAGCGAGATGGCGGGCGACGGCACCACCACCGCCACGGTGCTGGCCCACGGCATGATCCAGGAGGGGCTGCGCTATCTGGCCGGCGGCATGAATCCGATGGACCTCAAGCGCGGCATTGAACTGGCCATCGACACGGTGGTGGCCGAACTCCAGCGCATGGCCAAGCCCTGCGCCAGCTCCCAGGAAATCGCGCATGTGGCGGCGATATCGGCCAACAACGACCGCTCCATCGGCGACCTGCTGGCCAGCGCCATCGACAAGGTGGGGCGTGAAGGCGCGATTTCCATCGAGGACGGCTCCGGGCTGGTCAGCGTGCTGGAAGTGGTCGAAGGCATGCAGTTCGACCGGGGTTTCCTGTCGCCGTACTTCATCAACAATGCAGAGCGGCAAAGCGCCGTGCTCGAAGACGTGTCCATCTTGCTGTGTGAAGGCCGGCTGACTTCGCTCAATGACCTGTTGCCTTTGCTGGAGGAAGTCGTCAAGGCCGGCCGCCCGCTGCTGGTGATTGCCGAGGACGTGGACAGCGACTCGCTGGCGGCGCTGGTGATCAACACGATGCGCGGCACCCTGAAAACCTGCGCCGTCAAGGCGCCGGGATTCGGCGACAGGCGCAAGGCGATGGTGCAGGACATTGCGGTGCTGACGGGCGGCACGGTCGTCAGCGACGAGGTCGGGTTGACGCTGGGCAAGGTCAGGCTGCAGGATCTGGGGCGCGCCACCCGCGCCGAGATCACCAAGGAAAGCACCACCCTGATCGGTGGCGCGGGCAAGCCGCAGGCGATCAGGGACAGGATTGCCACCATCCGCAAGGAGCGCGAACTGGCCGCCAGCGACTACGACCGCGAAAAGCTCGACGAGCGCGCGGCCAAGCTGTCGGGCGGCGTCGCCCTGATCAAGGTCGGCGCGGCCACAGAGACCGAGTTGAAGGAGCGCAAGCTGCGCGTTGAAGACGCCCTGCATGCCACGCGCGCGGCGGTGGAAGAGGGCATCGTTCCGGGTGGCGGCGTGGCCTTGTTGCGGGCGCGCCGCACCCTGGCGGGGCTGACCGGCGGCACGCTCGATGAAACGTCCGGTATTCGGCTGGTGTCGCGCGCGCTGGAAGAGCCCTTGCGCCGCATCGTGAGCAATGCGGGCGACGAGCCTTCGGTGATTCTCAACCGGGTTGACGAATCGCCGGACCCGGCATTTGGCTACAACGCGGCCACGCGCGCCTATGGCGACCTGCTGCAGATGGGGGTCATCGACCCGGCCAAGGTCACGCGGCTGGCGCTGCAAAATGCCGCCTCCATTGCCAGCCTGATTCTCACCACCGACTGCATGATTGCCACGGCGCCCAAGCCGTCATCCGAAGAGGGCGCGCTGAATCCGGAAGGCAGCTCGCCCATGTTTTGAGTCACGCCAAACAAAGGAGCATCATGGAAAAGACCTGGATTCTGATAGCGAATGCCGAGCGGGCACGCTGTTTCGAGCGGCATGGCGCCGATCATTCACTCACCGAACTGAGCGACTTTGTGCATCCCCAGGCCAGCCTTGAGGGGCAGGCCGGTGGCGGCGACCTGACGGGCGCAGCCGGCAAGGGCCACGGCCGCACCGGGCACGCCGGCACGCAGTTCGAGCCCCATACCGAAGCCCACGCGAAAGAGCGCGCCAGCTTTGCCCGGCAGCTCGCGGACCACCTCAACGAAGGAATCGCCGGGCAACAGTGCCACGCGATTGTGCTGATTGCGACCAGCCCGATGCTGGGCGAGATCAGGCCCTGTTTGAGCCCTGCTGCCGACAAGGCGGTGAAACGCAGTGTTGCGAGCGACCTGACGCGCTACCAGGGGCTTGACTTGAAGCAGCGCGTTGATGACGCCTTGCAACTGCCTGATTGAAGCAAAGGGCAGGTTTTTTTGATTCCAGACTACAAAAAACGGGAGCACGGTATGTTGAAAATTCTGATCGCGGTGGATGGTTCCGAGCATGCTGACCGGGCCATCGAGGCGGTGGCCGCCATGGCCCGCTCCTCGCTTGAACTGGAGGCTACCTTGCTTTGCGTCAGCCCTGAACCCCTTTTTTACGGCAGCTACACCGCCGCGACCATCCAGAAGATCGAGGACGAGCAGATCGTTCAGCAAAACGCCATCCTGGCCAAGGCCATGGAGCATGCCCGGGTCGCGGGGCTCAAGGTCGTCGCGCCCGCCCGCGCCTATGGCGTGATCGCCAATGAAATCGTGCGCATCGCCAAGGACCGGCAGGTTGACCAGATTGCGCTGGGCACGCGCGGCATGGGGGCGGTGGGCAACATGCTGCTGGGCTCGGTGGCCCAGCGGGTGCTGCATCAGTCACCCGTTCCGGTGCTGCTGGTCAAGTAAGCGCCTGCCGCTCGCTCGGGCGCAGGTCGGCGGCCAGGGCGCGAATGGCCGCCTCGTCCAGGGTTTCCTTTTCAAGCAAGGCATGTGCGCCACGCTCCAGCACCGGCCGGTTGGCGCCCAGGATGGCGCTGGCGCGGGCAAAGCCGTCCATCACGATGGTTCGGATGGCGTCGTCGATGCGCCGCTGCGTGTGTTCTGAAACCGCCGGGCTGTGCGGCTGCATGAGGTCGGCCGGCACGTCGAGCATCTGCTGGCGCCTGGGCTCGAAGGCCACGTAACCCAGGTTGTCGTCCATGCCGTAGCGCGTGACCATGTCGCGGGCCATGTCGGTGGCCTTGGCCAGGTCGTCGGCCGCGCCGGTGGACAGCACGCCAAACACCAGCTTCTCGGCCGCGCGCCCGCCCAGCAGCACGGCGATTTTCTGCTCCAGCTCGGGGCGCGTCATCACGTAGCGGTCTTCGGTCGGGCGCTGGATGGTGTAGCCCAGCGCGCCGATGCCGCGCGGGATGATCGACACCTTGTGCACCGGGTCGGTGCCCGGCTGGGCCAGCGCCACCAGCGCATGGCCCATCTCGTGAAACGCGATGGCCTCGCGCTCCTTCGGGTTGAGCACCCGGTTGCGGCGCTCCAGGCCGGCGACGATGCGCTCCACGGCGGCGGTGAAGTCCGCCAGCGTCACCAGGTCGGCCTTGCGCCGGGTGGCCACCAGCGTGGCTTCGTTCACCAGGTTGGCCAGGTCGGCGCCGCTGAAGCCCGGCGTCAGGGCGGCTACGTTTCCGAGGTCCAGGCCGGGGTCGAGCTTGACCTTGCGCACATGCACTTTCAGGATGTCGGTGCGGCCCTTGCGGTCGGGCCGGTCCACCAGCACCTGGCGGTCAAAGCGGCCGGCCCGCAGCAGCGCTGGGTCGAGGATTTCGGGCCGGTTGGTCGCCGCCAGGATGATCAGCCCGACCGAGGCGTCGAAACCGTCCATTTCCGCCAGCAGCTGGTTCAGCGTCTGCTCTTTTTCGTCGTGCCCGCCCAGGCCGGGAAAGGCGCCGCGCGCGCGGCCCAGCGCATCAAGCTCGTCAATGAAGATGATGGCCGGCGCCATGCCGCGCGCCTGCTCGAACAGGTCGCGCACCCGGGCTGCGCCGACGCCGACGAACATCTCGACGAATTCGCTGCCCGAGATCGAAAAGAAGGGCACGCCGGCCTCGCCCGCCACCGCCTTGGCCAGCAGCGTCTTGCCGGTGCCGGGCGGGCCGACCAGCAGCACGCCCTTGGGAATGTGGGCGCCCAGGCGTCCGTATTCCTGCGGATGCTTGAGGAAGTCCACCACTTCCTCCAGTTCATGCCGGGCTTCATCGACGCCGGCCACGTCGGCAAAGGTGACGCCGGTGTCGGTCTGCACGTAAATCTTGGCGCGGCTTTTGCCAATCGACAAAAAGCCGCCCATGCCCTGCTTGTCGGCGAAGCGGCGGAACAGGAAGAACCACACGCCAAAGAAGATCAGGGTCGGCAAGGTCCACGACAGCAAATCCCTGAAAAACGTGTTCTCGACGACGCGCGTGTAGGGCACGTTGTAGCGCTCCAGCCGCGCCGCCAGGTCGGGTTCGACCCGGGTGGACAGTAGCGTGGTTTTTTTGCCTTCGGCCGTTTTCAGGCGGCCAATGAGGGTGCGGTCGGTCACCGACACCTCGGCGATGCGGCCTTCGCTCAGGGCTTTTTCAAACTCGCTGTAGGGCACCGGCAGGGCTTCGCTGGCGCTTTGCCAGACATTCTGGAACAGCAGCAAAAGCGCCAGCGCAAGCACCCAGTAGCCAAGGTTCCAGCTCTGTTTCGGGTCCACTTCCATCTCCCCAGGCATATCGTCTGAACCGTGAGGCTACGCGCGGCAGGGCGCGGGCCTGATGACAATTGTCAAGGGCGCCGCGTTTGCCCGGCCTGGTGGGCATGGCTGCGCTTTCATTCGGCTGATTTGCGGTGTAGGCTGGAAAACCCCAGGCGGGCCAATGGGATCGGGATGGCGCGAGGCCGCGATATGTCGATATGTGCAAGCCGCGTCAACCCTTGCCAACGATTTCGGGAGACTGCCATGAAATACATCGTCAGTTGGACCTTGCCGCCGGCTAGCTACAACGCCGCCGTGGCGCGCTTTCTGGAGACCGGGGGCGCGCCGCCCCAGGGCGTGGAGATGCTGGGGCGCTGGCACGGCATGAACGGCCAGGGTTTCGCGATCACCGAGTCGAGCGACGCGAAGGCCATGTTCCTCTTCCAGGCGCAATGGGCCGACGTGATCGCCATCGTGGTGACGCCCTGCGTCGAGGACGCCGACGCAGGCGCGGTGCTGGCGACGCTTGGTAAACGCTGAGCGCCGGTCCGCGCATCGCTTGCGCGCCCAAAAGAGCTGGCAGTGGCGGCGCAGGCTGAAGTGATTCAGCCGGGCGCCCGCCGCAATGGCCCAAAATACGCGCATGACTTTTGCACCGCCTGCTCCACCCGCCTTGCCCCGTTTCTGGGCCGACCTGAAAAGCCCCGACTTTGCGCGCCTGGAACTGGACCGCTGCATTGCGGTGCTGCCGGTGGCCGCCATCGAGCAGCACGGCCCGCATTTGCCGCTCAATGTCGATGCCACGCTGGTCGATGGCGTGATCGCCAGCGCGCTGCCGCACTTGCCGGCCAGCCTGCCGGTGCTGTTTTTGCCCACGCAATCCATCGGCTTCAGCCCCGAGCACACGCGCTTTGCCGGCACGCTGACGCTCAAGGCCGAAACCATCCTGCGGCTCTGGACCGAGTTGGCCGAGTCGGTCGCCAGTACCGGCGTGAAGAAGCTTGTGCTGCTCAATTCGCACGGCGGCCAGGTCGGGCTGATGGACGTGGTGGCGCGCGACCTGCGCACCCGCCTTGGCATGCTGGTGTACAGCGTCAATTCCTTCAACCTGCCGCTGGTCGATGAGCGCGGCGACTCGGTGGCGGCGCGGTTCAGCGCCCACGAGCACCGCTTCGGCATCCATGCCGGCGAGATCGAAACTTCGATGATGCTGGCGCTCAGGCCCGGGCAGGTCGATATGGCGAAGGCGCAGGATTTCCATTCCACCTCGCAGGACCGCTCGGAGCGCTTTGGCATCCTGGGCGACGGCCGCAGCGCCAAGCTGGGCTGGCAGATGCAGGACTACAACCCGCACGGCGCGGTCGGCAATGCGCTGGCGGCCACAGCCGAAAAAGGCCATGCGCTGCTGTCTGCCATGGGCCGCAGCCTGGCACAACTGCTGGCTGAAATCGACCAGCTGCCGCCCGATACGCTGCGCGACGCCACGGCATGCTGATATTGGCCGCCGCAAAAACAAAACCCCCAAGCCAGGGGTAAACAGCTTGGGGGTTTGTACCGCAGGACCGGCGGATAAGCCGGGCCGTGGTGTGCAACAAGTATCCCTCACGGGCCGCCGAAGAATTTGCCTGATTTGCT comes from Polaromonas naphthalenivorans CJ2 and encodes:
- a CDS encoding RNA-directed DNA polymerase, whose protein sequence is MLSNPQEWFHSTKEKLSPSDILTGLLDHGLFSDKVPACFTSIGLAKIASDTLKEIFEETDEAKLKKKIKPYSHDYIRYDALRDINIPRHLGIPHPGSYAIQALALSKHWQVIAEHCNQPDPSISRVHVRKMGSDSIFKMNYKGSERYQLEEDEINWMAGAQFVVKADVASCYPSIYTHSIPWALHDKITTKKNQKITELAGNLLDKCTQNTRDGQTNGLLIGPHASSIISEIILTKIDTDLQKKYKKIVRHIDDYTFFADTFDEAEKFVKDLGLCLRSYEMSLNYKKTSILPLPTPSVEDWIHRINSFDFPKDQEIGFSKIRSFLDLALECSRIAGKSTPLSYAIKILAGNTNSIKLNIRAKRLYVLEVMNMALVYPYLVPLLDKAVFDKYGHPGLADKVSKLSTSLIRLGVRKLYFDIIAHAFYYALKHNVTLDLKDNEFIEIINLNDCISNVMLFAYATKHNLYEVIKEINNFGKLLKLADSREKDKNWLLIYQLWSVSELNGSGQKFLADLKSINFQFLVVPQPVVEVETPDESIISPLDSISIDNQLVNVTEQK
- a CDS encoding helix-turn-helix domain-containing protein — translated: MDAEMEQFQNDLLASVRQMKAGKAARTTVVALTPAADARAKVGMSQSEFAALLGVSVRTLQDWEQGRREPSGAAKTLLRIAARTPEAVRLAV
- a CDS encoding B12-binding domain-containing radical SAM protein, translated to MPSPQAPDSTFSPAIVLATLNAKYIHAALGLRCLLANLDRHGGAGLRAVTQLREFTIGQRPVQIVESLLALSPKVIGLGVYIWNVVETTQVVRLLKTLRPDIKIVLGGPEVSFETGEQEICRLADHVVTGWGDVSFPKLCRALLDGPQPLMKIIAGEQPPLDALALPYGEYTDEDLAKRLLYVEASRGCPFKCEFCLSSLDKTAWAFELDRFMAEMALLYRRGARNFKFVDRTFNLKVDFSVRILQFFLDRMKDEAGAVQAAPGLFVHFEVVPDSLHERLKALIAQFPAGSLQFEVGIQSFNPEVQQRISRKQDNAKTAENLRWLVTQSQAHVHADLIFGLPGETLQSFAEGFDRLHELAPHEIQFGILKRLRGTPITRHTLDFAMAYDPQTPYTILQTSTIDFATMQRIQRFARYWEMVANSGRFSAALRLLLRDGPEVAGSAFHHFLDFSDWLWRTTAKTHEFALEKLVDVLFEHLTAVRGLNDDAVRAALLADYRASGARGRPQCLADLLAAGRADLPAGAAKPRSERQGRHVSQQTHRDAIQQAAAAA
- a CDS encoding sll1863 family stress response protein: MKKSLSVIGLVLVVAAASVACDKIKSPMPELQKSPAPSGQASPPEGERTAFAQAAQKELDELKVTIAEFKAKAEASGAQTKTRLGEEVKKLEADLGEAQQRLAALKAATVESWNQVKASFSSSLEQLKRGVENFRKNPV
- the groL gene encoding chaperonin GroEL (60 kDa chaperone family; promotes refolding of misfolded polypeptides especially under stressful conditions; forms two stacked rings of heptamers to form a barrel-shaped 14mer; ends can be capped by GroES; misfolded proteins enter the barrel where they are refolded when GroES binds), which translates into the protein MKPKQLIFHDAARGKIWRGVEALAEAVKVTLGPRGRTVILERDFGPPQIVNSGVLVAKSIELEDRFENMGAQLLREVAARTSEMAGDGTTTATVLAHGMIQEGLRYLAGGMNPMDLKRGIELAIDTVVAELQRMAKPCASSQEIAHVAAISANNDRSIGDLLASAIDKVGREGAISIEDGSGLVSVLEVVEGMQFDRGFLSPYFINNAERQSAVLEDVSILLCEGRLTSLNDLLPLLEEVVKAGRPLLVIAEDVDSDSLAALVINTMRGTLKTCAVKAPGFGDRRKAMVQDIAVLTGGTVVSDEVGLTLGKVRLQDLGRATRAEITKESTTLIGGAGKPQAIRDRIATIRKERELAASDYDREKLDERAAKLSGGVALIKVGAATETELKERKLRVEDALHATRAAVEEGIVPGGGVALLRARRTLAGLTGGTLDETSGIRLVSRALEEPLRRIVSNAGDEPSVILNRVDESPDPAFGYNAATRAYGDLLQMGVIDPAKVTRLALQNAASIASLILTTDCMIATAPKPSSEEGALNPEGSSPMF
- a CDS encoding host attachment protein, which codes for MEKTWILIANAERARCFERHGADHSLTELSDFVHPQASLEGQAGGGDLTGAAGKGHGRTGHAGTQFEPHTEAHAKERASFARQLADHLNEGIAGQQCHAIVLIATSPMLGEIRPCLSPAADKAVKRSVASDLTRYQGLDLKQRVDDALQLPD
- a CDS encoding universal stress protein, with translation MLKILIAVDGSEHADRAIEAVAAMARSSLELEATLLCVSPEPLFYGSYTAATIQKIEDEQIVQQNAILAKAMEHARVAGLKVVAPARAYGVIANEIVRIAKDRQVDQIALGTRGMGAVGNMLLGSVAQRVLHQSPVPVLLVK
- the ftsH gene encoding ATP-dependent zinc metalloprotease FtsH translates to MEVDPKQSWNLGYWVLALALLLLFQNVWQSASEALPVPYSEFEKALSEGRIAEVSVTDRTLIGRLKTAEGKKTTLLSTRVEPDLAARLERYNVPYTRVVENTFFRDLLSWTLPTLIFFGVWFFLFRRFADKQGMGGFLSIGKSRAKIYVQTDTGVTFADVAGVDEARHELEEVVDFLKHPQEYGRLGAHIPKGVLLVGPPGTGKTLLAKAVAGEAGVPFFSISGSEFVEMFVGVGAARVRDLFEQARGMAPAIIFIDELDALGRARGAFPGLGGHDEKEQTLNQLLAEMDGFDASVGLIILAATNRPEILDPALLRAGRFDRQVLVDRPDRKGRTDILKVHVRKVKLDPGLDLGNVAALTPGFSGADLANLVNEATLVATRRKADLVTLADFTAAVERIVAGLERRNRVLNPKEREAIAFHEMGHALVALAQPGTDPVHKVSIIPRGIGALGYTIQRPTEDRYVMTRPELEQKIAVLLGGRAAEKLVFGVLSTGAADDLAKATDMARDMVTRYGMDDNLGYVAFEPRRQQMLDVPADLMQPHSPAVSEHTQRRIDDAIRTIVMDGFARASAILGANRPVLERGAHALLEKETLDEAAIRALAADLRPSERQALT